Proteins from one Oscillatoria nigro-viridis PCC 7112 genomic window:
- the cysE gene encoding serine O-acetyltransferase, which translates to MFSDLQIIYERDPAARNWLEVLFCYPGLQALFLHRTANWLYSAGLPFVPRLISQLSRFLTGIEIHPGAKIGRGVFIDHGMGVVIGETAIVGDYAVIYQGATIGGTGKEIGKRHPTLGENVVVGAGAKVLGNIQIGNNVRIGAGSVVLRDVPSDCTVVGIPGRIISRKKQVEDTLNSQGLPDLEAQAIRALFDRIKDLEEQVAFLKSQLSPLKTTQSEPAEVAKHELFLSSDLFITQFLDGAGI; encoded by the coding sequence ATGTTCAGTGACTTGCAAATTATTTACGAACGCGACCCTGCGGCGCGCAACTGGCTGGAAGTATTATTTTGCTATCCGGGACTGCAAGCACTTTTTTTGCACCGAACAGCAAACTGGCTTTATTCGGCCGGCCTGCCGTTTGTACCGCGCTTGATTTCCCAACTGAGTCGCTTTTTAACAGGTATTGAGATTCACCCAGGTGCGAAAATTGGTAGGGGCGTGTTTATCGACCACGGCATGGGGGTGGTAATTGGCGAAACTGCGATCGTTGGAGATTATGCTGTAATTTATCAAGGAGCCACCATTGGCGGTACGGGCAAAGAAATAGGAAAACGGCATCCAACGCTGGGAGAAAATGTAGTGGTAGGAGCCGGTGCTAAAGTTTTAGGCAATATTCAAATTGGCAATAATGTTCGGATTGGTGCGGGTTCGGTAGTGCTCCGGGATGTCCCTAGCGATTGCACAGTTGTGGGAATTCCCGGCCGCATTATCTCTAGGAAAAAGCAGGTGGAAGATACTCTAAATTCTCAAGGTCTACCGGATTTGGAAGCTCAAGCGATTCGAGCTTTGTTCGATAGAATTAAGGATTTAGAAGAGCAGGTTGCTTTTTTAAAATCTCAATTATCTCCGCTCAAAACAACTCAATCAGAGCCAGCAGAGGTCGCAAAACATGAATTATTTCTGTCTTCCGATTTATTCATTACACAGTTTTTAGACGGTGCAGGAATCTAG
- the gltD gene encoding glutamate synthase small subunit, whose amino-acid sequence MGKPTGFIEFLRELPSELSPVERVHNWDEFHLPMDEDKLRTQGARCMDCGIPFCHTGTIISGMASGCPINNLIPEWNDLVYRGLWKEALDRLHKTNNFPEFTGRVCPAPCEGACVLGINNPPVTIKNIEAAIIDKGWDEGWITAEPPAKRTGKKIAVIGSGPAGLSAAAQLNKAGHWVTVYERADRPGGLLMYGIPNMKLDKEQVVMRRLKILEDEGVTFVCNTEVGKDLPAEQLLKEYDSVVLCTGATKPRDLGIPGRELKGIHFAMDFLTANTKAVLDKSTNGNFISAEGKDIVIIGGGDTGTDCVGTSIRHGCKSLVQLEILPKPPSERAANNPWPEWPKVYRLDYGQEEAAAKFGDDPRGYLTTATKFEGDENGNVKAVHTVEVEWAKNEKGQFIPKQIPGTEKVLPAQLVLLAMGFLGPEQPLLDDLGLERDARSNVKAEHEKYTTSIPGVFAAGDCRRGQSLVVWAINEGRGVARECDLYLMGSTDLP is encoded by the coding sequence ATGGGAAAACCAACAGGCTTTATCGAATTCTTGCGCGAATTACCCTCCGAACTCTCACCAGTCGAGAGAGTCCACAACTGGGACGAATTTCACCTGCCGATGGATGAGGACAAACTCCGCACCCAAGGCGCGCGCTGCATGGATTGCGGCATTCCGTTTTGCCACACGGGCACAATTATCAGTGGCATGGCAAGCGGCTGCCCGATTAACAACCTCATCCCCGAATGGAACGACCTAGTATATCGGGGACTGTGGAAAGAAGCCCTAGACAGACTCCACAAAACGAACAACTTCCCGGAATTCACCGGCCGCGTCTGTCCCGCACCCTGCGAAGGCGCTTGCGTGCTCGGCATCAACAACCCGCCGGTGACGATTAAAAACATCGAAGCCGCAATTATCGATAAAGGCTGGGATGAAGGCTGGATTACTGCCGAACCGCCAGCCAAACGCACCGGCAAAAAAATCGCCGTCATCGGTTCCGGGCCCGCCGGTTTGTCCGCCGCCGCGCAACTCAACAAAGCCGGTCATTGGGTAACAGTATACGAAAGAGCCGATCGACCAGGCGGGCTGCTAATGTACGGCATCCCCAACATGAAGCTAGACAAAGAACAAGTCGTGATGCGCCGCCTCAAAATCCTCGAAGACGAAGGCGTGACATTCGTCTGCAACACCGAAGTCGGCAAAGACTTACCAGCAGAACAACTGCTAAAAGAATACGACTCCGTTGTCCTCTGTACCGGCGCCACCAAACCCCGCGACTTAGGCATCCCCGGCCGGGAATTAAAAGGCATCCACTTCGCAATGGACTTTTTGACAGCCAACACCAAAGCAGTTTTAGACAAGAGCACCAACGGCAACTTCATCTCCGCCGAAGGCAAAGATATTGTGATTATCGGCGGTGGCGACACAGGCACCGACTGCGTGGGCACCTCCATCCGCCACGGCTGCAAAAGCCTGGTACAGCTAGAAATCCTCCCCAAACCGCCCTCGGAACGCGCGGCCAACAATCCCTGGCCCGAATGGCCGAAAGTCTACCGCCTCGACTACGGCCAAGAAGAAGCCGCAGCCAAATTCGGCGACGACCCCCGCGGCTATCTCACCACGGCGACCAAGTTCGAGGGCGACGAAAACGGCAATGTCAAAGCCGTGCACACCGTTGAGGTGGAGTGGGCGAAAAACGAGAAAGGGCAGTTCATTCCGAAACAAATCCCGGGCACCGAAAAAGTGTTGCCCGCACAGCTTGTGTTGCTAGCGATGGGCTTCCTCGGCCCGGAACAGCCCTTGCTGGATGACTTGGGATTGGAACGCGACGCCCGCAGCAACGTGAAAGCCGAGCACGAAAAATATACAACCAGCATTCCGGGAGTGTTCGCCGCGGGTGACTGTCGCCGGGGACAAAGTTTGGTGGTTTGGGCGATTAATGAAGGGCGGGGCGTGGCCCGGGAGTGCGACCTTT
- a CDS encoding sulfate/molybdate ABC transporter ATP-binding protein: protein MSITIENVSKHFGSFHAIDNVSLKIKNGSLVALLGPSGSGKSTLLRMIAGLEPPDTGHIYLIGEDATQQSVQERHIGFVFQHYALFKHMSIRKNIAFAMEIRKVPQDSIRRRVDELLDLVQLTGLGDRYPSQLSGGQRQRVALARALAVQPKVLLLDEPFGALDAKVRKELRSWLHNLHKEVNITTVFVTHDQEEAMEVADEIVVMNKGRVEQIGTPAEIYDKPASAFVMSFIGPVNVLSNAAGLFASNATTAHKNGAAHSEVVFLRPHDVEIKTKPESGFALAKVNRIIHLGREIQTELLLESQQVVTAYVSRERFDSLQLTRDQQVYVKPKNAMTFPAYSI from the coding sequence ATGAGCATTACAATTGAGAACGTATCGAAACACTTCGGCTCCTTCCACGCCATTGACAACGTGAGTTTGAAAATAAAAAACGGCTCTCTAGTCGCGCTTTTAGGGCCTTCCGGTTCGGGGAAATCGACTCTGCTGAGGATGATTGCCGGACTCGAACCGCCGGACACGGGTCATATTTACTTGATCGGCGAGGATGCTACTCAGCAGTCGGTGCAGGAGAGGCATATCGGTTTTGTGTTTCAGCACTACGCTTTGTTCAAACACATGAGTATTCGGAAAAATATTGCTTTTGCGATGGAAATTCGCAAAGTTCCTCAAGACTCTATTCGCAGGCGGGTTGATGAACTTTTGGATTTAGTGCAGTTGACAGGTTTGGGCGATCGCTATCCTTCGCAACTTTCCGGGGGCCAGCGCCAGCGGGTGGCTTTGGCCAGAGCTCTAGCAGTTCAACCAAAAGTGCTGCTGCTAGACGAACCTTTTGGAGCATTAGATGCTAAAGTCCGCAAAGAATTGCGATCGTGGCTGCACAACCTTCACAAAGAAGTTAACATCACCACAGTTTTTGTGACTCACGATCAAGAAGAAGCTATGGAAGTAGCCGATGAAATTGTGGTGATGAACAAAGGTAGAGTCGAACAAATTGGCACTCCTGCTGAAATTTACGACAAACCGGCATCAGCTTTTGTGATGAGTTTTATTGGGCCGGTCAATGTGCTGTCGAATGCTGCGGGTTTGTTCGCCAGCAACGCCACAACGGCTCACAAGAACGGAGCCGCTCATTCTGAAGTAGTGTTTTTGCGCCCCCACGACGTGGAAATTAAAACTAAGCCGGAGTCTGGTTTTGCATTAGCAAAAGTCAACCGCATCATTCATTTAGGGCGGGAAATACAAACCGAGTTACTGTTAGAATCGCAGCAGGTAGTAACAGCTTACGTGAGTCGCGAGCGCTTCGATTCTCTACAGTTAACGCGAGATCAGCAGGTTTACGTCAAACCCAAAAACGCGATGACTTTCCCTGCTTATTCAATTTAA
- a CDS encoding Crp/Fnr family transcriptional regulator — translation MTIASLSTKTFDETSRHIFARRSHLPNRSNALWRIETGVVRTVTWLEDGTIITLGLWGPGDTIGKQISKCDPFQIECLTKVEAILLSGERWLNRDILLTHIQQAEDFMVMRGYKRVDFMLYQLLTWLAKRFGSEVERGHLIDMILTHQDIAEILGTSRVTVTRTLGHFEQQGLIDRLPFHRIILQPSEVWHYEI, via the coding sequence ATGACTATTGCTTCTCTTTCCACTAAAACTTTTGATGAAACGAGCAGACATATATTTGCTCGACGCTCGCACTTGCCCAACAGAAGCAATGCTCTGTGGCGAATTGAAACTGGAGTAGTGCGAACTGTAACGTGGCTTGAAGATGGCACAATTATCACCTTGGGATTGTGGGGGCCTGGTGATACCATCGGCAAACAGATCTCAAAATGCGATCCTTTTCAAATTGAATGCCTCACTAAAGTCGAAGCAATTTTACTATCGGGCGAGCGCTGGCTAAATAGAGATATTTTGCTCACTCACATTCAGCAGGCTGAAGATTTTATGGTAATGCGAGGTTACAAAAGAGTTGATTTTATGCTCTATCAACTATTAACTTGGCTGGCTAAGAGGTTTGGTTCTGAGGTAGAGCGAGGACATCTGATCGATATGATTTTAACGCATCAGGATATTGCAGAAATCCTCGGTACAAGTCGCGTAACTGTCACTCGCACCCTCGGTCATTTTGAGCAGCAAGGCTTGATCGATCGTCTGCCATTCCACCGGATTATTCTCCAACCTTCTGAGGTGTGGCACTACGAAATATAA
- a CDS encoding ATP-binding protein — translation MNANKLFNLATSNLLAYRRYIQAGLTLCAGLGLSAIASSVAYNWEYKSMQAELQERLDKIATEIQRDVSGNLEIIRAAGAFYSVFDGVKKPEINTFVGTAMYRHPSLKAIAWLPRVSESPQFLTDEIDLGLDLTANRLALEKAVKRQEIIATDRQKWSSQNQPSVFVFMPIFSQISAGDPAGLPENFSAREPENLKGFTLGVLLVDAIVKSALQETKLNFINVYLQDAMAPEAERFLAFYEAKTKRIITDEKMKNKLPIGERAYCPDGSSCTRILNIENRRWLLQLRLTPEYINPLRFWRSLTVLIFGTILTLAATLYLMSLWNYTARIEKIAAERTAKSKQLEQTLQELQQTQTQLIQQEKMSSLGLLVAGVAHEVNNPISFIYGNIQHASAYSSDLLELVKLYQKHYLHPPSEISEYLENIDFDFLSKDLPQLLSSMKIGADRIVQIVKSLRNFSRLDESEMKPVNIHEGIDSTLLILQSRLKATADRPAIEIVKNYCHLPLVECYAGQLNQVFMNILANAIDALESYNLDRGPQAAKANPIAIAITTEYSTIPDKIIVRISDNGPGMAENVKKRLFDPFFTTKPAGKGTGLGLSISYKIVVEKHKGTLRCDSTPGLGTEFSIEIPLRQEVRQAVPFVSRKISEAA, via the coding sequence ATGAATGCTAACAAATTGTTCAATTTAGCAACTAGCAATTTACTTGCTTATCGCCGTTACATTCAGGCAGGATTAACACTTTGTGCAGGATTGGGACTGTCTGCGATCGCCTCTTCAGTTGCGTACAATTGGGAATACAAATCCATGCAAGCCGAACTGCAAGAGCGACTGGACAAGATAGCTACAGAGATTCAGAGAGATGTTAGCGGCAATTTAGAAATAATTCGTGCTGCTGGGGCATTTTACAGCGTATTTGACGGCGTTAAAAAACCAGAAATTAATACATTTGTTGGTACTGCCATGTACCGCCATCCTAGCCTGAAGGCGATCGCTTGGCTGCCCCGTGTTTCTGAGTCGCCGCAATTCCTGACTGATGAAATAGATTTAGGTTTAGATTTGACTGCCAATCGGCTTGCGTTAGAAAAAGCCGTAAAAAGACAAGAAATTATCGCGACTGACCGCCAAAAATGGTCTTCACAAAATCAACCAAGCGTCTTTGTATTTATGCCAATTTTTAGTCAAATTTCTGCTGGCGATCCCGCAGGCTTGCCTGAAAATTTTTCTGCTAGGGAACCAGAAAATTTGAAAGGTTTTACTCTCGGGGTTTTGCTGGTTGACGCTATTGTTAAATCTGCTTTACAGGAAACTAAACTCAACTTTATTAATGTGTATCTGCAAGATGCTATGGCTCCTGAAGCAGAAAGATTTCTCGCTTTTTACGAAGCAAAGACTAAAAGGATAATTACCGACGAAAAGATGAAAAATAAACTCCCAATTGGGGAAAGAGCTTACTGCCCGGACGGCAGCAGTTGTACCCGCATTCTCAATATTGAAAATCGCAGGTGGTTGCTGCAACTGCGGCTAACGCCAGAGTACATTAATCCTCTAAGATTTTGGCGTTCTTTGACTGTTTTAATTTTTGGGACAATCTTAACTTTAGCGGCGACACTTTATCTAATGAGCTTGTGGAATTATACCGCTAGAATTGAAAAAATAGCAGCAGAACGCACGGCTAAATCTAAACAGCTAGAGCAAACGTTGCAAGAATTGCAGCAAACTCAAACTCAACTGATTCAGCAGGAAAAAATGTCTAGTTTGGGTTTATTAGTTGCTGGTGTAGCCCACGAAGTTAACAATCCAATTAGTTTTATTTACGGCAATATTCAACACGCCAGCGCATATAGTAGCGATTTGTTGGAGTTGGTAAAACTCTACCAAAAACACTATTTACACCCTCCCTCGGAAATTTCCGAGTATTTAGAAAATATTGACTTTGACTTTCTCAGCAAAGATTTGCCGCAACTGCTGTCTTCGATGAAAATAGGAGCCGATCGCATTGTTCAAATTGTCAAATCTTTGCGGAATTTCTCTCGTTTAGACGAAAGCGAAATGAAACCTGTCAACATCCATGAAGGCATTGACAGCACTCTGCTAATTCTGCAAAGCCGCCTGAAAGCTACAGCCGATCGCCCCGCGATCGAGATTGTTAAAAACTACTGCCATTTACCTTTAGTAGAGTGCTATGCCGGACAATTAAATCAGGTGTTTATGAATATTCTGGCTAATGCGATCGACGCCCTTGAGAGTTACAACCTCGATCGCGGGCCCCAAGCAGCGAAAGCCAATCCGATCGCGATCGCCATAACCACAGAATATTCGACGATCCCCGATAAAATAATTGTGCGGATATCCGACAACGGCCCCGGTATGGCAGAAAATGTCAAAAAACGGCTGTTCGACCCCTTCTTTACGACGAAACCAGCCGGAAAAGGGACGGGATTGGGACTGTCAATCAGCTATAAAATTGTCGTAGAAAAGCACAAGGGTACGCTGCGCTGCGATTCGACACCGGGATTGGGGACGGAATTTTCGATCGAGATTCCGCTGCGGCAAGAAGTCAGACAAGCTGTACCGTTTGTTTCGCGGAAAATATCGGAGGCAGCTTAG